In Vibrio hippocampi, a single genomic region encodes these proteins:
- a CDS encoding zinc-binding alcohol dehydrogenase family protein, with translation MSAPTTMKAIGFTQSLAITEQDSLFEFETSLPELKDNDLLVKVSATSINPADAKIRIRNAQDKTLEQPKVLGYDAVGEVVAKGGNVSGFEIGDRVYYAGDVTRMGANAEYQAVDYRITAHAPKSLSDESAAVMPLATLTGWEALFDRLRVRPEEKKSILIIGGAGGVGSITIQLAKQLTNLTVIATASRPETEQWVRDMGADHVVNHRNLVESVREQGIQHVDYIFNVADTKGHWDTMVELIAPQGMISSIVEFDGGVDLSKLQGKSAGFIWELMFTRSLFNTDDIQKQQDILFQAANLIDAGRIKSTLTTTLNGFSVETLKDAHQRIESSASIGKTAIKY, from the coding sequence ATGTCAGCACCAACAACAATGAAAGCAATTGGTTTTACTCAATCACTAGCAATTACAGAGCAAGACAGCTTATTCGAGTTTGAAACAAGCCTACCAGAGCTAAAAGACAATGACCTGCTGGTGAAAGTGAGTGCGACCTCGATTAACCCAGCAGATGCAAAAATACGTATCCGAAACGCACAAGATAAAACCCTAGAGCAGCCAAAAGTATTGGGCTATGACGCGGTGGGTGAAGTGGTTGCTAAAGGTGGCAATGTTTCAGGCTTCGAAATTGGTGACCGTGTTTATTACGCAGGTGATGTGACACGTATGGGGGCGAATGCTGAGTACCAAGCAGTCGATTACCGAATTACAGCCCACGCTCCAAAAAGCCTTTCTGACGAATCAGCAGCCGTTATGCCTCTCGCTACATTGACAGGTTGGGAAGCCCTGTTTGATCGCCTACGCGTTCGTCCAGAAGAGAAGAAATCTATCCTGATTATTGGTGGCGCAGGCGGTGTCGGCTCGATTACGATTCAACTGGCGAAGCAGCTCACTAACCTAACAGTGATTGCGACCGCTTCAAGACCAGAGACTGAGCAGTGGGTAAGAGATATGGGCGCTGACCATGTTGTGAATCACCGCAATCTAGTGGAGTCGGTACGTGAACAAGGCATTCAGCATGTGGACTACATCTTCAACGTTGCAGATACCAAAGGTCACTGGGATACAATGGTCGAGTTGATTGCTCCGCAAGGCATGATCAGTTCAATTGTAGAATTTGATGGTGGTGTTGACCTATCAAAACTACAAGGCAAATCAGCTGGCTTTATCTGGGAGCTGATGTTTACTCGCTCACTGTTTAACACTGACGATATCCAGAAGCAGCAAGATATCCTATTCCAAGCTGCAAACTTGATTGATGCTGGCCGCATTAAGTCTACACTGACCACCACATTGAATGGCTTTAGTGTTGAGACGTTAAAAGACGCACACCAACGTATTGAAAGCAGCGCATCAATTGGCAAAACTGCGATTAAATACTAA
- a CDS encoding putative quinol monooxygenase: MSKLTIVANIVANEDKIELAKAELLKLIDITRAEEGCINYDLYQDNENPAHFMFYENWVSRELWQAHMGNTHLVEYMTATEGCVASFTLNEMTQIA; encoded by the coding sequence ATGAGCAAGCTCACTATCGTCGCTAACATCGTTGCCAATGAAGATAAAATTGAACTGGCAAAAGCTGAACTACTGAAGCTGATTGATATCACTCGCGCAGAAGAGGGTTGCATTAACTATGACCTTTACCAAGATAATGAAAACCCTGCACATTTCATGTTTTACGAAAACTGGGTATCTCGCGAATTATGGCAAGCACATATGGGTAACACCCACCTTGTAGAATACATGACAGCAACGGAAGGGTGTGTTGCAAGTTTCACTCTGAATGAGATGACACAAATCGCGTAA
- a CDS encoding major royal jelly family protein, with the protein MKNVKSLLAIAVATLFNTAQAAEIEVVAELNGTRPGNITVTEQGRIFLSMQPLDGPKYRVVELMKDGSTQPFPSEDWANGPETGKVGLSSVIGIDSTKEGVVWILDMGSSEAPAQIVAWDTVNNKLFKRIEISKDVTVGNSFLQDFALDTKRNQMYIADTSLGNLFGDPAPAFVVVDLETGKSRRVLESYKALLSPEHDVIIDGSLMGAKREDGSSDALYLGLNPVTIDAANEWVYFGTVNGSAIFRLPAGALANEKLTDKELAQSIEFYNEKRPSDGMIIADNGDIYVGDVEKNAVSIVTSESFKTFAQDDKLLSWADGFSIQGGYLYVTQNSLHLNPALNEGEEGASKPFHVLRIKLD; encoded by the coding sequence ATGAAAAACGTAAAATCACTTTTAGCTATTGCGGTAGCAACCCTCTTTAATACTGCTCAAGCAGCAGAGATCGAAGTTGTCGCTGAACTTAACGGTACCCGCCCTGGGAACATCACTGTGACAGAACAAGGCCGCATATTCCTTTCAATGCAGCCTCTTGATGGCCCCAAATATCGCGTTGTTGAACTGATGAAAGATGGTTCAACTCAGCCTTTCCCAAGTGAGGACTGGGCGAATGGTCCGGAGACTGGCAAAGTTGGGCTTTCGTCGGTTATTGGTATTGATAGTACCAAAGAGGGTGTGGTTTGGATTCTGGATATGGGCAGTTCTGAAGCGCCAGCGCAGATTGTGGCTTGGGATACAGTAAACAACAAGCTATTTAAACGCATCGAGATAAGCAAAGATGTCACTGTCGGCAACTCTTTCCTACAGGATTTCGCTTTAGATACCAAACGTAACCAGATGTACATTGCAGATACCAGCCTTGGTAACTTGTTCGGTGACCCGGCACCTGCATTTGTTGTTGTGGATTTAGAAACGGGGAAATCTCGCCGCGTTCTTGAGTCTTACAAGGCGCTATTATCACCAGAGCATGACGTAATTATTGATGGTTCACTGATGGGTGCAAAGCGTGAAGATGGTAGCTCGGATGCGCTTTATCTTGGACTGAACCCAGTAACGATTGATGCTGCGAACGAGTGGGTATATTTCGGCACGGTGAATGGCAGCGCGATTTTCCGACTACCAGCGGGGGCGCTTGCAAACGAGAAGTTGACAGATAAAGAGCTTGCTCAATCTATCGAGTTCTACAATGAAAAGCGCCCAAGTGACGGCATGATCATTGCTGATAACGGTGATATCTATGTCGGCGATGTTGAGAAAAACGCTGTGAGCATTGTGACGAGTGAGAGCTTCAAGACGTTTGCACAAGATGACAAATTACTGTCATGGGCAGATGGCTTCTCAATTCAGGGTGGTTACCTCTACGTGACGCAAAACTCTCTGCACCTAAACCCCGCCCTTAATGAAGGTGAAGAAGGTGCGAGCAAACCGTTTCATGTGTTACGCATCAAACTAGATTAA
- a CDS encoding putative quinol monooxygenase, whose protein sequence is MAKLTIVANIVANIVANEDKVELVKAELLKLIDITRAEEGCINYDLHQDNENPAHFMFYENWVSRELWQVHMGNTHLAEYMAATEGCVASFTLNEMTQIA, encoded by the coding sequence ATGGCTAAATTGACTATTGTTGCAAATATTGTTGCAAATATTGTTGCGAACGAAGATAAAGTAGAACTGGTAAAAGCAGAGCTATTGAAGCTGATTGATATCACTCGGGCGGAAGAGGGGTGCATTAACTACGACCTTCATCAAGACAACGAAAACCCAGCACATTTCATGTTCTATGAGAACTGGGTATCTCGTGAACTGTGGCAAGTTCATATGGGTAATACTCACCTTGCAGAATATATGGCAGCAACAGAAGGGTGTGTTGCAAGTTTCACACTGAATGAGATGACTCAAATCGCTTAA
- the ansA gene encoding asparaginase yields the protein MTRKHIYIAYTGGTIGMQKSDHGYIPVAGFMEKQLASMPEFHRPEMPEFTIHEYEPLIDSSDMTPADWQQIADDIRDNYDNYDGFVILHGTDTMAYTASALSFMLENLAKPVIVTGSQIPLAELRSDGQANLLNALHIAANYPINEVTLFFNNQLMRGNRSTKSHADGFNAFTSPNLPPLLEAGINIQLSSGVEINRQPDGPFKVHDITPQPVGVITMYPGISHEVIRNTLLQPVNAMILLTFGVGNAPQNPELLSHLKQASERGVIVVNLTQCLAGKVNMGGYATGCALADAGVISGYDMTPEAALAKLHYLLSQNLSYEQVKAEMLKVLRGEMSL from the coding sequence ATGACAAGAAAACATATCTATATCGCCTATACCGGTGGCACAATCGGGATGCAGAAATCAGATCATGGCTATATTCCCGTGGCTGGGTTTATGGAGAAACAATTGGCATCAATGCCTGAGTTTCACCGCCCAGAGATGCCAGAATTCACTATTCACGAGTATGAGCCCCTTATCGATTCATCGGATATGACACCGGCAGATTGGCAGCAGATTGCGGATGACATTCGTGATAATTATGACAATTACGACGGCTTTGTGATTCTTCATGGCACCGATACCATGGCTTACACTGCCTCCGCTTTGTCCTTTATGTTGGAAAACTTAGCCAAGCCTGTGATCGTTACTGGCTCGCAAATTCCACTGGCTGAACTTCGCTCTGATGGACAAGCGAACCTGTTGAATGCATTGCACATTGCGGCGAACTATCCGATTAATGAGGTGACGCTGTTTTTTAATAACCAGCTTATGCGTGGCAACCGCAGCACCAAATCTCACGCCGACGGTTTTAATGCCTTCACATCGCCGAATCTGCCACCTTTGTTAGAAGCGGGGATTAATATTCAGTTAAGTAGTGGCGTAGAGATCAACCGTCAGCCCGATGGTCCTTTTAAGGTTCATGACATCACCCCACAACCCGTTGGCGTGATTACCATGTATCCGGGAATTTCTCATGAAGTGATTCGCAATACGCTGTTGCAACCGGTAAACGCGATGATCTTACTAACTTTTGGCGTGGGTAATGCACCGCAAAACCCTGAGTTGCTGTCACACCTAAAACAAGCCTCTGAGCGTGGTGTGATTGTAGTGAATCTAACCCAGTGTCTTGCAGGAAAGGTCAACATGGGCGGCTATGCAACCGGCTGTGCCCTTGCCGATGCTGGAGTCATCAGCGGCTACGATATGACACCTGAAGCTGCCCTTGCCAAATTGCACTATCTGCTCAGCCAGAATTTAAGCTACGAGCAAGTCAAAGCTGAGATGCTCAAGGTGCTACGTGGTGAGATGAGTCTATAA
- a CDS encoding sulfite exporter TauE/SafE family protein, which produces MITDIWFYLAAIPAVFFYGMGKGGVGGILGMLSVPLMAMSISPVQAAAILLPLLCGMDLMALFYHRKNCNYTELKIMMPFAVLGVMTASYFMGSLPTHIVELMIGGLALTFLGKKLLLKQSSSPNRIKGYALNLLSGFSSTIAHAGGPPASMYLLPKKLPKEQLIGTSVVFFAGLNFVKLVPYSYMGQLDRQNLMTSLVLIPIAFLGVRTGVWLVNIISQELIYKISYSVLFITAIKMLYSGIASL; this is translated from the coding sequence ATGATTACTGATATCTGGTTCTATCTAGCTGCGATACCTGCTGTGTTCTTTTATGGAATGGGAAAAGGCGGTGTTGGAGGGATCTTGGGTATGCTCTCGGTGCCATTAATGGCAATGAGTATTTCGCCTGTCCAAGCCGCTGCGATTTTATTGCCACTTTTATGTGGAATGGATCTAATGGCGCTGTTTTATCATCGTAAAAATTGCAATTATACCGAACTCAAAATCATGATGCCTTTTGCTGTGCTAGGAGTAATGACCGCTTCTTATTTCATGGGTAGTCTTCCGACACACATTGTTGAACTAATGATTGGTGGATTGGCGCTGACTTTTCTGGGGAAAAAGTTATTGTTGAAGCAATCAAGTTCACCTAACCGAATCAAAGGCTATGCATTAAACCTATTATCAGGTTTCTCAAGTACGATAGCTCATGCAGGGGGACCGCCAGCAAGCATGTATTTACTACCCAAGAAACTGCCTAAAGAGCAACTTATAGGCACCAGTGTTGTATTTTTCGCTGGGCTTAATTTTGTTAAGTTAGTCCCATACAGTTATATGGGACAGCTTGATAGACAAAATTTAATGACATCACTCGTGCTTATACCTATTGCATTCTTGGGGGTGAGAACCGGTGTTTGGTTGGTTAACATCATATCTCAAGAGCTGATTTATAAAATTAGCTATAGTGTATTATTCATTACGGCGATAAAAATGCTGTACTCTGGAATCGCCTCGCTATAA
- a CDS encoding glycine betaine ABC transporter substrate-binding protein: protein MGVTDLSFHRTTASLVSNVLKSMGFEVERIFSPHQENFEKLKTGEIDMLSSAWLPSSHGIYKSDVEKVELLIELGLHYEPYALWGVPDYVPEEMVAEVADLLKPEVVEQMRPKIQGINPGAGITRFSIQMMAEYGLSKAGYEFYTGSEDDCFSAFEAAVANKEWVIVPLWKPQFLHYRYDIRELKEPKGLLGIVDRAVLLLRDDKKNLFNDEQLKTLDSLRFSNDIIAELDYKVCREGKPQDEVTYEWLVAQGVI from the coding sequence ATGGGTGTAACAGATTTATCATTTCATCGTACGACAGCTTCACTAGTTAGCAATGTATTGAAAAGTATGGGCTTCGAAGTTGAGCGAATCTTTTCCCCACATCAGGAAAATTTTGAAAAACTGAAAACGGGTGAAATCGATATGCTCTCTTCTGCTTGGTTACCATCGAGCCATGGTATCTATAAGTCGGACGTTGAAAAAGTTGAGCTATTAATCGAGCTTGGACTTCATTACGAACCTTACGCACTGTGGGGTGTGCCGGATTACGTACCTGAAGAGATGGTCGCTGAAGTGGCGGATTTATTGAAGCCTGAAGTCGTCGAGCAAATGAGACCTAAAATTCAAGGTATTAATCCAGGAGCTGGTATCACTCGCTTCTCTATCCAGATGATGGCAGAGTACGGTTTAAGTAAAGCAGGCTATGAGTTTTATACAGGCAGTGAAGACGACTGTTTTAGTGCTTTTGAAGCTGCCGTCGCAAATAAAGAGTGGGTCATTGTGCCGCTATGGAAACCGCAATTTCTTCACTATCGTTATGATATTCGCGAGCTTAAAGAGCCGAAAGGGCTGCTTGGAATTGTAGACCGAGCTGTACTGTTACTGAGAGATGATAAGAAAAATCTGTTTAATGATGAGCAGCTTAAAACCTTAGATTCATTACGTTTCTCCAACGATATTATTGCAGAGCTTGATTATAAAGTGTGCCGTGAGGGTAAACCACAAGATGAAGTAACGTATGAGTGGTTGGTTGCACAAGGTGTTATCTAA
- a CDS encoding DUF1349 domain-containing protein, which yields MKNLNDWHIQNENPSHWSFDNGLLSMQVQEGNIFGAGSSDVDNIFIYPVSQLNYSAEVTITLEPTLPFEQAGLGIYWDNDNYIKISKEMFMGEPSIVFVVEQDGQPEIKQLRTFEGTTASVKIEKNDGTITAFLGCNQKRSWQVIGSAKTLNGQAKGLMLYTFSGSSNTPNFAKFSEFQLMS from the coding sequence ATGAAGAATTTAAACGACTGGCACATTCAAAATGAGAACCCAAGCCATTGGTCATTTGATAACGGGCTGTTGTCGATGCAAGTGCAAGAGGGCAATATTTTTGGCGCGGGTTCAAGTGACGTGGATAACATTTTCATCTACCCGGTATCTCAACTCAATTATAGCGCAGAAGTAACCATCACCTTAGAGCCAACCTTGCCATTTGAACAAGCTGGTCTAGGCATTTACTGGGACAACGATAATTACATCAAAATTAGTAAAGAAATGTTCATGGGCGAGCCTTCCATTGTGTTTGTTGTAGAGCAAGATGGTCAACCAGAGATCAAACAACTTCGCACATTTGAAGGCACGACAGCGTCAGTTAAGATTGAAAAAAATGATGGTACTATCACTGCGTTCTTGGGATGTAATCAAAAACGCTCTTGGCAAGTCATTGGATCTGCGAAGACATTAAACGGCCAAGCAAAAGGACTTATGCTTTATACCTTTAGTGGTAGTTCAAACACACCTAATTTTGCTAAGTTTAGTGAATTTCAACTAATGAGTTGA
- a CDS encoding low molecular weight protein-tyrosine-phosphatase — MINKEKTKILVVCMGNICRSPTGEAVIKARAQALGKSVVVDSAGTIDFHRGNAPDPRARKAGEARGYSFSGMKARPVELDDFTQFDLILAADKDNLRDLKRMCPAEYQHKLSLFLSHGNSAVSEVPDPYYGGEQGFETVLDLIEDAADAILSKVAG; from the coding sequence ATGATTAATAAAGAAAAAACCAAAATCTTGGTGGTCTGTATGGGTAACATTTGCCGCTCTCCAACCGGAGAAGCCGTTATTAAAGCGAGAGCTCAAGCACTCGGTAAATCTGTAGTGGTCGATTCTGCTGGCACCATCGACTTCCATCGTGGTAATGCGCCTGATCCGAGGGCAAGAAAAGCGGGAGAGGCGAGAGGCTATAGCTTTAGTGGTATGAAAGCGAGACCGGTAGAGTTGGACGACTTTACTCAATTTGATCTTATTCTGGCGGCGGATAAAGATAATCTTAGAGATTTAAAACGCATGTGCCCTGCCGAGTATCAACATAAGCTGTCACTGTTTCTCAGTCATGGTAATTCAGCGGTATCGGAGGTTCCTGACCCTTATTATGGCGGCGAGCAAGGTTTTGAGACCGTATTGGATCTGATCGAAGATGCGGCGGATGCTATCTTGTCAAAAGTGGCAGGATAA
- a CDS encoding radical SAM protein, with protein sequence MTHIQFQQGPIRPPSEANSLLIRTTQGCPWNKCKFCTLFEGMEFAIRPVEDIKRDIWAARTFYKNRQFKSCFLQDGDSFAMETDDLLDVLNTLKEAFPELTQISSYGRAQTMTKKSPAEMQAICDAGLNMLYCGMESGSLEVLKLMKKGITPKSILKSAQYAKQAGMKMMTFIILGLGGKALSDDHVAQTAQLLNQIDPDEIRILSLAVKPGTGLDDMVQNGQFTPLTEREMLVEQYQLISQLNGINSNYGNYHGINLLMELNGQFPHDKEAFLRTIDHFMMMNKNDQNNFILGRRTHHYATLNDMNNTLMYDTVQQQLMRIEQQKLGDLEDIFYSLRQRMI encoded by the coding sequence ATGACACACATTCAGTTTCAACAAGGTCCAATTCGTCCACCCTCTGAAGCAAACAGTTTGCTGATAAGAACAACGCAAGGCTGCCCATGGAATAAATGTAAGTTCTGCACTTTATTTGAAGGGATGGAGTTCGCTATTCGTCCCGTTGAAGATATTAAGCGTGATATCTGGGCGGCAAGAACCTTCTATAAAAACCGACAGTTCAAGAGTTGTTTTTTACAAGATGGTGATTCGTTTGCAATGGAAACGGACGATTTACTGGATGTGCTTAATACACTAAAAGAGGCGTTCCCGGAGCTCACACAAATTAGCTCATATGGCAGAGCTCAAACCATGACTAAAAAGTCTCCAGCCGAGATGCAGGCGATCTGCGATGCAGGGCTAAACATGCTGTATTGCGGTATGGAGTCGGGCTCACTTGAGGTACTCAAGTTGATGAAAAAAGGGATCACCCCTAAGTCAATTTTAAAATCAGCCCAGTATGCGAAGCAAGCCGGTATGAAGATGATGACATTCATCATTCTTGGTTTAGGTGGCAAGGCGTTGTCTGATGACCATGTTGCACAGACTGCTCAGCTATTAAATCAGATTGATCCTGATGAGATTCGAATATTATCGCTAGCAGTTAAACCCGGTACAGGGTTGGATGACATGGTTCAAAACGGCCAGTTTACGCCTCTAACCGAGCGTGAGATGCTTGTAGAGCAATATCAATTGATTAGCCAATTAAATGGTATCAACAGCAATTACGGTAATTATCATGGGATAAACTTGCTGATGGAACTCAATGGACAATTTCCGCATGATAAAGAGGCGTTTTTGCGTACTATTGATCATTTCATGATGATGAACAAAAACGATCAAAATAACTTTATTTTAGGCCGTCGCACCCACCACTATGCAACACTGAATGACATGAACAATACGCTTATGTATGACACGGTGCAGCAACAGCTAATGCGCATAGAGCAGCAAAAACTTGGCGACCTTGAAGATATTTTTTATAGCCTTCGCCAACGCATGATCTGA
- a CDS encoding LysR family transcriptional regulator has protein sequence MLLEDLQVILKVAEFRSITAAATALDMRTATASAAVKRVEASLGAELFVRTTRHLRLSSAGERYLPQCEEALKMLEQAKMNMHEELGIIDGEIRIALSSDLGRNLITPWLDEFLLQYPNVSLRSSISDSNIDFYRDSVDMALRYGSPTDANMYGFKICDVPRVLCASPSYLAENPAPTKPNDLLEHNVLFYQLHDVLQNEWLLSHEDTVHKVKLKGNRASNDGDLVRRWCVAGKGVAIKSCLDMSDNLLSGRVVSIMREYKPTPTELWLVCPSRQSITPTVRLLRDLFREKTNVILEELARKEVI, from the coding sequence ATGCTTTTAGAAGATTTACAGGTTATTTTGAAAGTCGCGGAGTTTCGCAGCATCACCGCCGCCGCAACCGCTTTAGATATGCGCACCGCGACAGCCAGTGCAGCGGTAAAGCGCGTTGAAGCATCATTGGGCGCTGAGCTTTTTGTCCGAACCACTCGCCATTTACGATTGTCCTCTGCTGGAGAGCGTTATTTACCTCAGTGTGAGGAGGCATTAAAAATGCTTGAGCAGGCCAAAATGAATATGCATGAAGAGTTAGGCATTATTGATGGTGAAATTCGTATCGCGTTATCTTCTGATTTGGGGCGCAATCTTATCACCCCTTGGTTAGATGAATTTTTATTGCAGTATCCGAATGTCTCACTGCGATCAAGCATTAGTGATAGCAATATTGATTTCTACCGCGACTCTGTCGACATGGCTCTGCGCTATGGCTCACCAACAGATGCCAATATGTATGGCTTTAAAATCTGTGATGTGCCGAGAGTGCTATGCGCGAGTCCAAGCTATTTAGCAGAGAATCCCGCTCCCACTAAGCCTAATGATCTGCTTGAGCACAATGTACTGTTTTATCAGCTGCATGATGTGTTGCAAAATGAGTGGTTATTAAGCCATGAGGATACAGTTCATAAGGTAAAACTTAAGGGTAATAGGGCTTCGAATGATGGAGATCTGGTTAGACGCTGGTGTGTTGCAGGTAAAGGCGTGGCAATCAAATCTTGCCTTGATATGTCGGATAACCTTCTTAGCGGTCGTGTTGTGAGTATTATGCGGGAGTATAAGCCGACTCCGACTGAGTTGTGGTTGGTTTGTCCGAGCCGTCAGTCCATCACACCAACGGTTCGACTGTTAAGAGATTTATTTAGAGAGAAAACCAACGTGATTCTTGAGGAGTTAGCAAGAAAAGAAGTGATATAA